The genomic DNA TCTTTGCATTCCCCTACAAGATCGACGTGAAGTCGCTCGTCTGGTACTCGCCGGAGAACTTCGAGGACGCCGGCTACGAAGTGCCGAAGACCATGGAAGAGCTGAAGGCGCTGACAGAGAAGATCGCCGCCGATGGCGGTAAGCCCTGGTGCATCGGCCTTGGCTCCGGTGGTGCCACCGGCTGGCCGGCCACCGACTGGGTGGAAGACATGATGCTGCGTACGCAGCCGGCCGACGTCTACGACAAGTGGGTGAAGAACGAGATCCCGTTCACCGATCCGGCCGTCGTCGGTGCGATCGACGAGTTCGGTTGGTTCGCCAAGAACGACAAGTTCGTCGATGGCGGTGCAGCAGCGGTTGCCTCGACCGACTTCCGCGACAGCCCGAAGGGCCTCTTTGCCTCGCCGCCGAAGTGCTACCTGCACCACCAGGCGTCGTTCATCCCGTCCTTCTTCCCCGAGGGCACGAAGATCGGCGAGGACGCCGACTTCTTCTACATGCCGCCTTACGAGAGCAAGAAGGAGCTCGGCAATCCGGTGCTTGGCGCCGGCACGCTGGCGATGATCACCAAGGACACGCCGGCTGCACGCGCCTTCATCGAGTTCCTGAAGACCCCGATCGCCCATGAAGTCTGGATGGCGCAGACGAGCTTCCTGACGCCCTACAAGAGCGTCAATGTCGACACCTACGGCAACCCGCCGCTGAAGAAGCAGGGCGAGATCCTCTTGAACGCCACCACGTTCCGCTTTGACGGTTCCGACCTGATGCCCGGCAAGATCGGTGCGGGTGCGTTCTGGACCGGCATGGTCGATTTCGTCGGCGGCAAGTCCTCGGCCGACGTCGCCGACGGCGTGCAGAAGGCCTGGGACGCCATCAAGTAACAGCCCAAAACGGGCGGCAGAAATGCCGCCCGTTGCCGACCCGGGTTCGCTGCCAGAGCGGGACGAGGAGAAGCGTATGCGGTTCTCCGTTCGTTTCCCGCACTCTGCCTGCAAGACGCCGCGCGCCCCAATGAGAACGGCGACAATCGCCAGCCCTGCACGGGGACGTGCATCGAAGGGGAGGGACATGTCATGTTTTATCAGCTTGCCGCTGCTGCGGGGTTCATGCTGGCCGGTGTGCTCGGCTGCGCCGCCTATTTCTGGGGAACAAGCTTCGTCCTCGACCTGATCTTCCCGTCCAAGGGAAAATCCGGTGCGGTTGCGTCGCGGAACCTGCGGATCACCAATGCCATCCGGCCGTGGCTGTTCCTGGCGCCGGCGCTCTTCGCGCTTGCGACCTATCTCATCTATCCGGTCTTCATGTCGCTCTGGTACAGCGTGCACGATCGCGCCGGGCAGAATTTCGTCGGCGTCAGCAACTACGCCTGGATGATCAATGACGGCGAGTTCCGTCAGTCGATCTACAACAATTTCCTCTGGCTGCTCGTCGTCCCGGCGCTTGCGACCTTCTTCGGCCTGGTGATCGCTGCGCTCACCGACAGGATCTGGTGGGGCAACATCGCAAAAACCTTGATCTTCATGCCGATGGCGATCTCGTTCGTCGGCGCTGCGGTCATCTGGAAATTCATCTATGACTTCCGGCCTGAAGGGGCAGAGCAGATCGGCCTTCTGAACGCCATCGTCGTTGCCTTCGGCGCCGCGCCGCAGGCCTGGATCACGCTGCCCTTCTGGAACAACTTCTTCCTGATGGCGATCCTCGTCTGGATCCAGACCGGCTTTGCCATGGTCATCCTGTCGGCAGCCCTTCGTGGCATCCCGGAGGAGACGATCGAGGCTGCCGTCATCGACGGCGCCAATGGCTGGCAGATCTTCTTCAAGATCATGGTGCCGCAGATCTGGGGCACGATCGCCGTCGTCTGGACGACCATCACCATCCTGGTGCTGAAGGTCTTCGACATCGTGCTCGCCATGACCAACGGCCAGTGGCAGAGCCAGGTGCTCGCCAACCTCATGTTCGACTGGATGTTCCGCGGTGGCGGCGACTTCGGCCGAGGGGCTGCGATCGCCGTCGTCATCATGATCCTCGTCATTCCGATCATGGTCTGGAACATCCGCAATGCGGCCAAGGAAATGAAGGGGCACTGAGATGAACCCAGCGACACGCTCTCCCCTCATGTGGGTCGTCCACCTCTCGGTCTTTCTGATCGTCGCACTGTGGACGCTGCCGACCGCAGGCCTTCTGATCTCGTCGCTGCGCGACAAGGACCAGCTTGCCGTCTCCGGCTGGTGGACTTCCCTTTCGACTTCGTCGCAGAACACCGTCGTGAGAGCGCCCGGCCCCGAAAGCCAGGTGGAGCGCGACGGCAAGTTCGTGATCTCCGGCAATTTGCTCGAAGGTCAGCCGGGCCAGATCTCCGCCTTCGGCTTCAACAGCCGTGAGCCGACTGCGTTCAGGGCCGGCGAAACCGCCGAGCTCAACGACGGCGAGAAACTGACCGTTCAGGCCGACGGCAACTTCGAGATCGTTTCCGACAAGAAGATGGAGGGATCGCGCGGCCAGCGCGTCTTCGTCACCGCATCATCGCCGCCGCGCTTTACCTTCGACAACTATGTCGAAGTCCTGAGCGCCGAAGGCATCGGCCGCTCCTTCATCAATTCGCTGACGGTCGCCGTGCCAGCGACCATCATCCCGATCATGATCGCCGCCTTCGCGGCCTATGCGCTTGCCTGGATGCCGTTTCCGGGCCGTGCGATCCTGATCGCCGTGGTCGTCGGCCTCCTCGTCGTGCCGCTGCAGATGTCGCTGATCCCGCTCTTGAAGCTTTATAACGGCGTCGGCGCCTTCTTTGGCGTGCCGGCCAAGACCTATGTCGGCATTTGGCTCGCCCATACCGGTTTCGGCCTGCCGCTGGCGATCTATCTGCTTCGCAACTACATGGCCGGCCTGCCGCGCGAAATCATGGAATCCGCCCGCGTCGATGGCGCCAGCGATTTCGATATCTTCGTCAAGATCATCCTGCCGCTGTCCTTCCCGGCGCTCGCTTCCTTCGCGATCTTCCAGTTCCTGTGGACCTGGAACGACCTGCTGGTCGCCATCGTGTTCCTGGGCGCGGGGCCTGACGAACTGGTTCTGACCGGCCGGCTCGTCAACTTGCTCGGTTCACGCGGCGGCAACTGGGAGATCCTGACGGCCTCCGCCTTCATTACCATCATCGTTCCGCTGATCGTCTTCTTCAGCCTGCAGCGCTATCTCGTGCGCGGCCTGCTGGCGGGCTCGGTCAAGGGCGGCTGACATCTAAGGACTTTCGACGACAATGAGCATGACCGAAATGAGCACTTCCACTTTGCAGGCCGATCGGGATTGGTGGCGCGGCGCGGTGATCTACCAGATCTATCCGCGCTCCTACCAGGACTCCAACGGCGACGGCATCGGTGACCTCAAGGGCATCGTTGCCCGCTTGCCGCATATTGCCGCCCTCGGTGCCGACGCAATCTGGATTTCGCCGTTCTTCACCTCGCCGATGAAGGACTTCGGTTATGACGTCTCCAACTATAGCGATGTCGACCCGATCTTCGGCAGCCTTGCCGACTTCGACGCGGTCATAGCCGAGGCGCACCGCCTTGGCATCCGGGTGATGATCGACCTTGTTCTCTCGCACACGTCGGACCAGCATCCCTGGTTCGTCGAAAGTCGGTCGAGCCGGACGAACGCGAAGGCTGATTGGTACGTCTGGGCTGATTCCAGGCCGGACGGCACCCCGCCCAACAACTGGCTGTCGATCTTCGGCGGCTCGGCCTGGGCGTGGGATCCGACGCGCCTGCAATATTACATGCACAACTTCCTGACCTCGCAGCCGGACCTCAACCTGCACAATCCGGAAGTGCAGGATGCACTGCTGGCCGTCGAGCGTTTCTGGCTGGAGCGCGGCGTCGACGGCTTCCGCCTCGACACCATCAACTTCTATTTCCACGACAAGCAGCTGCGCGACAATCCGGCGCTGGCGCCGGAGCGCCGTAACGCCCAGACCGCACCGGCGGTCAACCCCTACAACTATCAGGAACATCTCTACGACAAGAACCAGCCGGAGAACCTCGAGTTCCTGAAGCGCTTCCGCGCCGTTATGGACGAGTTCCCGGCGATCGCTGCGGTCGGCGAAGTCGGCGACAGCCAGCGCGGGTTGGAGATCGCCGGCGAATATACCTCCGGCGGCGACAAGATGCAGATGTGCTACGCCTTCGAATTCCTGGCGCCGGATCCGCTGACACCGGCGACTGTCGCCGAGGTTCTGAGGAATTTTCAGAAGGCCGCGCCCGAGGGCTGGGCCTGCTGGGCGTTTTCCAACCACGATGTCGTGCGCCATGTCAGCCGCTGGGGGAAAGGCGTGGCCGACCGCGACGCCCACGCCAAGCTGCTGGCGAGCCTTTTGATGTCTTTGCGCGGCTCGGTCTGCATCTATCAGGGCGAGGAACTGGCGCTGTCGGAAGCCGAGCTTGCCTATGAAGACCTGAAGGATCCCTATGGCATCCAGTTCTGGCCGGATTTCAAGGGTCGCGACGGTTGCCGCACACCGATGGTCTGGGACGGTGCCACGGTCAATGGCGGCTTCGGCAGCGCAAAACCCTGGCTGCCAGTTCCGGCCGAACATCTCGCCCGCGCCGTGTCGGCGCAGCAGGGCGATCCGGCCTCGGTGCTCGAGCACTACCGTCGCTTCCTGCATTT from Ensifer adhaerens includes the following:
- a CDS encoding carbohydrate ABC transporter permease, translating into MFYQLAAAAGFMLAGVLGCAAYFWGTSFVLDLIFPSKGKSGAVASRNLRITNAIRPWLFLAPALFALATYLIYPVFMSLWYSVHDRAGQNFVGVSNYAWMINDGEFRQSIYNNFLWLLVVPALATFFGLVIAALTDRIWWGNIAKTLIFMPMAISFVGAAVIWKFIYDFRPEGAEQIGLLNAIVVAFGAAPQAWITLPFWNNFFLMAILVWIQTGFAMVILSAALRGIPEETIEAAVIDGANGWQIFFKIMVPQIWGTIAVVWTTITILVLKVFDIVLAMTNGQWQSQVLANLMFDWMFRGGGDFGRGAAIAVVIMILVIPIMVWNIRNAAKEMKGH
- a CDS encoding alpha-glucosidase family protein, whose protein sequence is MTEMSTSTLQADRDWWRGAVIYQIYPRSYQDSNGDGIGDLKGIVARLPHIAALGADAIWISPFFTSPMKDFGYDVSNYSDVDPIFGSLADFDAVIAEAHRLGIRVMIDLVLSHTSDQHPWFVESRSSRTNAKADWYVWADSRPDGTPPNNWLSIFGGSAWAWDPTRLQYYMHNFLTSQPDLNLHNPEVQDALLAVERFWLERGVDGFRLDTINFYFHDKQLRDNPALAPERRNAQTAPAVNPYNYQEHLYDKNQPENLEFLKRFRAVMDEFPAIAAVGEVGDSQRGLEIAGEYTSGGDKMQMCYAFEFLAPDPLTPATVAEVLRNFQKAAPEGWACWAFSNHDVVRHVSRWGKGVADRDAHAKLLASLLMSLRGSVCIYQGEELALSEAELAYEDLKDPYGIQFWPDFKGRDGCRTPMVWDGATVNGGFGSAKPWLPVPAEHLARAVSAQQGDPASVLEHYRRFLHFRKAYPAFAKGEIEFLSTDGSVLAFVRSHGNENLFCLFNMSGVPAAATLPNEPVAALEGHGFVSEVKNGTVHLPAWGAYFARLV
- a CDS encoding carbohydrate ABC transporter permease; the encoded protein is MNPATRSPLMWVVHLSVFLIVALWTLPTAGLLISSLRDKDQLAVSGWWTSLSTSSQNTVVRAPGPESQVERDGKFVISGNLLEGQPGQISAFGFNSREPTAFRAGETAELNDGEKLTVQADGNFEIVSDKKMEGSRGQRVFVTASSPPRFTFDNYVEVLSAEGIGRSFINSLTVAVPATIIPIMIAAFAAYALAWMPFPGRAILIAVVVGLLVVPLQMSLIPLLKLYNGVGAFFGVPAKTYVGIWLAHTGFGLPLAIYLLRNYMAGLPREIMESARVDGASDFDIFVKIILPLSFPALASFAIFQFLWTWNDLLVAIVFLGAGPDELVLTGRLVNLLGSRGGNWEILTASAFITIIVPLIVFFSLQRYLVRGLLAGSVKGG
- a CDS encoding ABC transporter substrate-binding protein, whose amino-acid sequence is MKRSLLLGVAAFALIAGAAGAADLKFKPGEDTKFNWASFEEFKKGHDLKGQTLTIFGPWRGEDEALFKSVYAYFTEATGAEIKYSSSENYEQQIVIDTQAGSPSEISILPQPGLIADLASKGYLTPLGDETQKWLLDNYAAGQSWVDLSTYKGKDGNAALFAFPYKIDVKSLVWYSPENFEDAGYEVPKTMEELKALTEKIAADGGKPWCIGLGSGGATGWPATDWVEDMMLRTQPADVYDKWVKNEIPFTDPAVVGAIDEFGWFAKNDKFVDGGAAAVASTDFRDSPKGLFASPPKCYLHHQASFIPSFFPEGTKIGEDADFFYMPPYESKKELGNPVLGAGTLAMITKDTPAARAFIEFLKTPIAHEVWMAQTSFLTPYKSVNVDTYGNPPLKKQGEILLNATTFRFDGSDLMPGKIGAGAFWTGMVDFVGGKSSADVADGVQKAWDAIK